Proteins encoded by one window of Antechinus flavipes isolate AdamAnt ecotype Samford, QLD, Australia chromosome 4, AdamAnt_v2, whole genome shotgun sequence:
- the GAST gene encoding gastrin, producing MRQLWGCVLVSALALATFSEASPKPALLQDTPPGPEASRSLGLGWPTPLGSPSHHRRQLRPQEFPHLKADLSKKQGPWLEEEEAYGWMDFGRRSAEERDQLP from the exons ATGCGGCAGCTGTGGGGGTGTGTGCTGGTCTCTGCCCTGGCTCTGGCCACCTTCTCTGAAGCTTCTCCAAAGCCAGCTCTGCTCCAGGACACTCCTCCAGGCCCAGAAGCCAGCAGGAGCCTGGGACTGGGCTGGCCAACGCCCCTGGGCTCTCCTTCCCACCACCGGAGACAACTCCGTCCTCAGGAGTTTCCTCACCTCAAGGCAG ACCTATCCAAGAAGCAAGGACCATGGCTGGAAGAGGAGGAAGCTTATGGCTGGATGGACTTTGGACGCCGCAGTGCTGAGGAGAGGGACCAGCTCCCCTAG